Proteins from a genomic interval of Clostridium cochlearium:
- the lexA gene encoding transcriptional repressor LexA — MARENKQEAIYEFIKEQLREKGYPPSVREICNAVGLRSTSTVHGHLKRLEQKGVIRRDPTKPRAIEVLDHSIIKKEMIDIPVIGTVTAGKPILAVENIEDNFPLPIDYVKSDNQLFMLKIKGDSMIDAGIMNGDMAIIEKTNSALNGEIVVALLDNEATIKRFFKEKDYIRLQPENKTMEPIIVKQCEIIGKIVGLYRKY; from the coding sequence ATGGCCAGAGAAAACAAACAAGAAGCAATATATGAATTTATAAAAGAACAATTAAGAGAAAAAGGATATCCACCATCAGTTAGAGAAATTTGCAATGCGGTAGGATTAAGGTCTACCTCTACAGTTCATGGCCACTTAAAAAGATTAGAACAAAAAGGAGTCATAAGAAGAGACCCTACTAAGCCTAGAGCAATTGAAGTTTTAGATCATTCTATAATAAAAAAAGAAATGATAGATATTCCTGTTATAGGAACGGTTACTGCTGGTAAACCAATTTTAGCAGTGGAGAATATAGAAGATAATTTTCCTTTGCCAATAGATTATGTAAAAAGTGATAATCAATTATTTATGCTTAAAATTAAAGGTGATAGCATGATAGATGCAGGAATAATGAATGGAGATATGGCTATAATTGAAAAAACAAATTCTGCATTAAATGGTGAAATAGTAGTAGCATTACTTGATAATGAAGCTACCATTAAAAGATTTTTTAAAGAAAAAGATTACATAAGATTACAACCAGAAAATAAAACTATGGAACCTATTATTGTAAAGCAATGTGAAATAATAGGAAAAATTGTTGGCTTATATAGAAAATATTAA
- a CDS encoding aminotransferase class I/II-fold pyridoxal phosphate-dependent enzyme, whose translation MIDSTKYLLKYKYKISDNTLDLYEKALKDVEPQFKAYDEIREFNQLKVLNAFQEERISDAHFTNSTGYGYGDMGRDTLDKVYARIFNAESALVRPHFVSGTHTIGAALFGNLRPGDTMLAVVGTPYDTIHSVIGLSGEKNIGSFKEYGINYKQVDLKDGKLDFQGIEKAIKEDQSIKIVHIQRSTGYSWRKALLVSEIKEIIDLVKSIRQDIICFVDNCYGEFIDIIEPTDVGADLIAGSLIKNPGGGLAPTGGYIVGKEEYVTQASYRLTVPGIGAECGSTFGVMRLMYQGLFLAPHVSIEALKGAVLCSRLMELAGFEVLPKYNEKRSDIIQAIKFNDKDKVINFCKGIQFGSPIDSFAHCEPWDMPGYDDQVIMAAGAFIQGSSIELSADAPIREPYIAFLQGGLTFDHAKTGILMALDRVLNH comes from the coding sequence ATGATAGACAGTACAAAATATTTACTAAAATACAAATATAAAATAAGTGATAATACATTGGATCTATATGAAAAAGCACTCAAAGATGTAGAACCACAATTTAAAGCTTATGATGAAATAAGAGAATTTAATCAACTAAAAGTTCTTAATGCATTTCAAGAAGAAAGAATTAGCGATGCTCATTTTACTAATAGTACCGGATATGGTTACGGAGACATGGGAAGAGATACTTTAGATAAGGTGTATGCTCGTATATTCAATGCAGAAAGTGCATTAGTAAGGCCTCATTTTGTAAGCGGTACTCATACTATAGGAGCTGCTTTGTTTGGGAATTTAAGGCCAGGAGATACTATGCTTGCTGTAGTGGGAACTCCTTATGATACCATACATAGTGTAATAGGTTTAAGCGGGGAGAAGAACATAGGTTCTTTTAAAGAGTATGGAATAAACTACAAACAAGTTGATTTAAAAGATGGTAAATTGGATTTCCAAGGCATAGAAAAGGCAATAAAAGAGGATCAATCCATAAAAATAGTACATATTCAAAGATCCACAGGTTATTCCTGGAGAAAGGCTTTACTAGTATCAGAAATAAAAGAAATTATAGATTTAGTAAAAAGCATAAGACAGGATATAATTTGTTTTGTAGATAATTGTTATGGTGAGTTTATAGACATAATAGAACCAACAGATGTGGGAGCAGATTTAATAGCTGGTTCCTTAATTAAAAATCCAGGAGGGGGATTGGCACCTACTGGAGGATACATTGTAGGTAAAGAAGAATATGTTACTCAAGCTTCTTACAGATTAACTGTACCTGGTATAGGAGCTGAATGTGGATCAACCTTTGGAGTAATGAGACTTATGTATCAAGGGCTATTTTTAGCACCTCATGTATCTATAGAAGCCTTAAAGGGAGCGGTTTTATGTTCAAGGCTTATGGAACTTGCAGGTTTTGAAGTTTTACCTAAATACAATGAAAAGAGAAGCGATATAATACAGGCTATAAAATTCAATGATAAAGATAAGGTTATTAATTTCTGTAAGGGAATACAATTCGGATCTCCTATAGATTCTTTTGCCCATTGTGAACCATGGGATATGCCAGGTTATGATGATCAAGTAATTATGGCGGCAGGAGCATTTATACAAGGATCTTCCATTGAATTATCTGCTGATGCACCAATAAGGGAACCTTATATAGCTTTCTTACAAGGTGGATTAACCTTTGACCATGCAAAAACCGGTATATTAATGGCTTTAGATAGAGTTTTAAATCACTAA
- the hfq gene encoding RNA chaperone Hfq, with product MAKTINNLQDIFLNSARKNKIEVTIHLTNGFQIKGFVKGFDNFTIILDSLNKQMLIYKHAVSTITPSKDILFTPQSAEY from the coding sequence TTGGCTAAGACTATAAATAATTTACAAGATATATTTTTAAATAGTGCTAGAAAGAATAAAATTGAAGTTACAATACATTTAACTAATGGATTCCAAATAAAAGGTTTCGTAAAAGGCTTTGATAATTTTACTATAATATTGGATTCCTTAAATAAGCAAATGCTTATTTATAAACACGCAGTTTCTACTATTACTCCTAGTAAAGATATATTATTTACTCCACAATCTGCAGAATATTAA
- the miaA gene encoding tRNA (adenosine(37)-N6)-dimethylallyltransferase MiaA: MKDLFILSGPTAVGKTEISINLAKKLKGEIISSDSMQIYKHMDIGSAKISEKEKRGIPHHLIDVVEPWENFSVAEYKDSVEGKIEEIYNRGNIPMLVGGTGLYINSIIYNYSFTDANKDDDYRDYLQELAKEKGKEYVHSLLKDIDEYSYNNIHYNNLKRVIRALEVYKVTGKPMSEYAKEEKENLFNIPYSIYYFVLYMNRDKLYDRINMRVDKMLQEGLLDEVKKLKEMGCNETMQSMQGIGYKELLYYLNGEISLDEAVYLIKKGSRNYAKRQLTWFRRDPRAIWINKDEFENDDAVVSEILDKFNKLKGF; encoded by the coding sequence ATGAAAGATTTATTTATACTATCTGGTCCTACAGCTGTAGGCAAAACAGAAATTTCTATAAATTTAGCAAAGAAATTAAAAGGGGAGATTATATCCTCGGATTCAATGCAAATATATAAACATATGGATATAGGCTCTGCTAAAATATCAGAAAAAGAAAAAAGGGGGATACCTCATCACTTAATAGATGTAGTTGAACCTTGGGAAAATTTTAGTGTAGCTGAATACAAAGATAGTGTTGAGGGTAAAATAGAAGAAATCTATAATAGGGGCAATATTCCTATGTTAGTTGGTGGAACTGGTTTATACATTAACTCAATAATATATAACTACAGTTTTACTGATGCAAATAAAGATGATGACTATAGAGATTATCTTCAAGAATTAGCAAAAGAAAAAGGAAAAGAATATGTTCATAGTCTTTTAAAAGATATAGATGAATATTCCTATAACAATATCCATTACAATAATTTAAAAAGAGTAATTAGAGCATTAGAGGTATATAAAGTTACTGGAAAACCCATGAGTGAATACGCCAAAGAAGAAAAAGAAAATTTATTTAATATTCCATATTCCATATATTATTTTGTGCTGTATATGAATAGGGATAAATTATATGATAGAATAAATATGAGAGTAGATAAAATGCTACAAGAAGGATTATTAGATGAAGTTAAAAAATTAAAAGAAATGGGTTGTAATGAAACTATGCAATCTATGCAGGGTATAGGATATAAAGAGTTGCTATACTACCTTAATGGTGAAATATCTTTAGATGAAGCTGTATATTTAATCAAAAAAGGAAGTAGAAATTATGCTAAACGTCAATTGACCTGGTTTAGACGAGATCCTAGAGCTATATGGATAAATAAAGATGAATTTGAAAATGACGATGCTGTGGTAAGTGAAATACTTGATAAGTTCAATAAATTAAAAGGATTTTAA
- the mutL gene encoding DNA mismatch repair endonuclease MutL, with product MKRINILDEFTFNKIAAGEVVERPFSVVKELVENSIDAEAKNITVEVKNGGQDLIKVSDDGIGIYADDIEKAFLPHATSKISNIEDIFSLNTMGFRGEALPSIASISKIHLKSKPSSKDIGKEIYMEGGNFISFNDIGMNTGTTIKVTDLFYNVPARLKFLKSPSRESSLISDIIQRLSLANPNIAFKLINNDRTVLNTYGSGNLEDVIRVIYGKKTLENVNYFESHSDIISVYGYIGNAELSRGSRNNQSIFVNKRYIKSGLITAAVENAFKSFLTINKFPFFVIFIDIFPEYIDVNVHPTKTEIKFKEDKRVFSFVFHTVHESIKKSLYKEFNTQITEDVKEDNKEIIKENPSLFESVKKVQIPIDLKSATKDIERTSLVNSALNNVSNVTQNTIDKSITIDKKENFQEDKINNIATENTKDEVPKLPEMRIIGQFDNTYILAESFKNLYIIDQHAAHEKILFENYRDKIKKEQVKSQVLLQPIVIELDPEDFSYYMDNKDLFCKTGFNIELFGENTVTIREVPFIMGKPDINNLFMDIIDNIKAMGSGETTEVKYDSIAMLACKSAVKAKDKLSKEEMEALINDLSFAKDPFNCPHGRPTIIKITLSELEKKFKRVQ from the coding sequence TTGAAGAGAATAAATATATTAGATGAATTTACATTTAATAAAATAGCCGCTGGAGAAGTGGTGGAAAGACCTTTTTCTGTAGTAAAAGAATTGGTTGAAAATAGCATAGATGCTGAAGCTAAAAATATTACAGTGGAAGTTAAAAATGGGGGACAGGATCTTATAAAAGTTTCAGATGACGGTATTGGAATTTATGCAGATGACATAGAAAAAGCTTTTTTACCTCATGCTACTAGTAAAATTTCAAATATAGAAGATATTTTTTCTTTAAACACTATGGGATTTAGAGGTGAGGCTCTGCCAAGTATAGCCTCCATCTCTAAAATTCACTTAAAATCTAAGCCTTCAAGTAAAGATATAGGTAAGGAAATATACATGGAGGGTGGTAATTTTATATCCTTTAATGATATAGGAATGAATACAGGTACTACTATAAAAGTTACTGACCTTTTTTATAACGTACCTGCTAGATTAAAGTTTTTAAAATCACCTTCTAGGGAAAGTTCTCTTATATCGGATATTATACAACGGCTTTCCCTAGCCAATCCCAATATAGCCTTTAAACTTATAAATAATGATAGAACAGTTTTAAATACCTATGGTTCTGGAAATTTAGAAGATGTTATACGGGTTATTTATGGTAAAAAAACTTTAGAAAATGTAAATTATTTCGAAAGTCATAGTGATATTATATCTGTCTATGGGTATATAGGAAATGCAGAACTTAGTAGGGGAAGCAGAAACAATCAAAGCATTTTTGTAAATAAAAGATATATAAAAAGCGGATTAATTACTGCCGCTGTTGAAAATGCTTTTAAATCTTTTTTAACTATAAATAAATTTCCTTTCTTCGTAATATTCATAGATATATTTCCAGAATATATAGATGTAAATGTACATCCAACTAAAACTGAAATAAAGTTTAAAGAAGATAAAAGAGTGTTTTCCTTTGTATTTCACACAGTACACGAAAGTATAAAGAAAAGCTTGTATAAAGAATTTAATACTCAAATAACAGAGGATGTAAAAGAGGATAATAAAGAGATAATTAAAGAAAATCCATCTTTATTTGAAAGTGTTAAAAAGGTACAGATACCTATTGACCTAAAAAGTGCTACTAAAGATATTGAAAGAACAAGTTTAGTTAATTCAGCATTAAACAACGTTAGTAATGTTACACAAAATACTATAGATAAAAGTATTACAATAGATAAAAAAGAAAACTTTCAAGAAGATAAAATTAATAATATTGCTACAGAAAATACAAAAGATGAGGTTCCTAAATTGCCTGAAATGAGGATTATAGGACAATTTGATAATACCTATATTTTAGCTGAAAGCTTTAAAAATTTATATATAATAGATCAGCATGCTGCTCATGAAAAAATACTATTTGAAAACTATAGAGATAAAATAAAAAAGGAACAGGTTAAATCACAAGTACTGTTACAACCTATTGTAATAGAATTGGATCCAGAGGACTTTTCCTATTACATGGATAACAAAGATTTATTTTGTAAAACAGGATTTAATATAGAATTATTTGGAGAAAATACAGTAACTATTAGAGAAGTTCCTTTTATTATGGGTAAACCTGATATAAATAATTTATTTATGGATATAATTGATAATATAAAAGCCATGGGTAGTGGAGAAACCACAGAAGTAAAATATGACTCTATTGCCATGCTTGCGTGTAAATCAGCAGTTAAGGCTAAAGATAAATTATCAAAAGAAGAAATGGAAGCTCTTATAAATGATTTAAGTTTTGCAAAAGATCCCTTTAACTGTCCTCACGGTAGACCTACTATAATAAAAATAACATTATCAGAATTAGAAAAAAAATTTAAAAGAGTACAATAA
- the mutS gene encoding DNA mismatch repair protein MutS — MKLTPMMQQYLEVKERCKDCILFFRLGDFYEMFFEDAETASKELELVLTGRDCGLSKRAPMCGIPYHSASSYINRLVSKGYKIAICEQLEDPSLAKGIVKRDIVKIVTPGTYSDSNFLNETKNNYIMSLYTENDSMAMCFCDISTGDFFATDHCLDESVILDEISKFDPSELLVNEDISNNILKEIENRFSISITNLEKDCFQDNNLLEEQFSNFNKKEYSSVLIKCGNGLLKYIFETQKMSLGHINFFKHYNIVDYLSMDINSRRNLEITETIRDKSRKGSLLWVLDKCSTAMGARLLRNWIEQPLINKEKIDKRLNAVEELVLNISLHQDLKDVLRDIYDIQRIVGKISSKNVNAKELLSLKNSIEKLPYVKNILSKLESDLFKDMFLNLDELRDIYDLLEKSIMDNPSITIKDGNLIKNGFNNDIDELRMAKSHGKEWIANLENSEREFTGIKSLKVGYNKVFGYFIEVTKSNLSSVPEGRYIRKQTLSNSERYITPELKEMEDKILGAEEKLINLEYEVFVSIRNSIEKEIDRMKSSANIVAILDCLSSLATVALENNYSKPKIVEGDSIIIKDGRHPVVEKMIPTGSFVANDTTMDTEDNQMLLITGPNMAGKSTYMRQVALITIMAQIGSFVPAREASISLCDKIFTRIGASDDLSAGKSTFMVEMWEVSNILKNATSKSLIILDEVGRGTSTFDGLSIAWAVIEYICNNKKLRSKTLFATHYHELIQLENKIKGVKNYSVSVKEVDKDIVFLRKIIKGGADQSYGIEVAKLAGLPEDVIMRAKGILESIEKNKDNKIEINDIKESKKTVKEETKKEIAMDQLLEHNDFQISFTQIEKENLIKEISSIDILNLNPMEGFNKLYDLINKAKSIEKK; from the coding sequence TTGAAACTTACACCAATGATGCAACAATACTTAGAGGTAAAAGAACGATGTAAAGACTGTATATTATTTTTTAGATTAGGTGACTTTTATGAAATGTTTTTTGAAGATGCTGAAACTGCATCTAAAGAATTAGAATTAGTATTAACAGGACGAGACTGTGGTCTTTCTAAAAGGGCTCCTATGTGTGGTATACCATATCATTCAGCTTCTAGCTATATAAATAGATTAGTATCTAAAGGATACAAAATAGCTATATGCGAACAGTTAGAAGACCCATCCTTAGCTAAAGGAATAGTTAAAAGAGATATTGTAAAGATAGTTACACCTGGTACTTATTCAGATAGTAATTTTTTAAATGAAACTAAAAATAACTATATAATGAGTCTGTATACAGAAAATGATTCCATGGCTATGTGCTTTTGTGATATATCCACTGGGGACTTTTTTGCCACAGATCATTGTTTAGATGAATCCGTTATATTAGATGAAATTTCAAAATTTGACCCTAGTGAATTATTAGTAAATGAGGATATATCCAATAATATTTTAAAAGAAATAGAGAACCGTTTTAGTATATCTATTACTAATTTAGAAAAGGATTGTTTTCAGGATAATAACCTATTAGAAGAACAATTTTCTAATTTTAATAAAAAAGAATATTCCTCAGTTTTAATAAAGTGTGGTAATGGACTTTTAAAATACATATTTGAAACTCAGAAAATGTCCCTTGGACATATAAACTTTTTTAAACATTACAATATAGTAGATTATTTATCTATGGATATAAACTCTAGAAGAAATTTAGAAATTACAGAAACTATTAGGGATAAATCTAGAAAAGGATCTCTTTTGTGGGTATTAGATAAATGTAGTACCGCTATGGGAGCAAGGCTTTTAAGAAATTGGATAGAACAACCCTTGATAAATAAAGAAAAAATTGATAAAAGGCTAAATGCCGTAGAAGAATTGGTATTAAATATATCATTACACCAGGACTTAAAAGATGTTTTAAGGGATATTTACGATATACAAAGAATAGTTGGTAAAATCTCTTCTAAAAATGTAAATGCAAAAGAACTCCTTTCATTAAAAAATTCTATAGAAAAATTACCTTATGTAAAAAATATACTGTCCAAATTAGAATCAGATTTATTTAAAGATATGTTTTTAAATTTAGATGAGTTAAGGGATATTTATGATCTATTAGAAAAATCTATAATGGATAATCCATCTATTACAATAAAGGATGGTAATCTTATAAAAAATGGTTTTAATAACGACATAGATGAACTTAGAATGGCAAAATCTCATGGTAAAGAGTGGATTGCAAATCTTGAAAATAGCGAAAGGGAATTTACTGGAATAAAATCTCTTAAAGTTGGATATAATAAAGTCTTCGGATATTTTATCGAAGTTACAAAATCCAATTTATCCTCTGTACCTGAGGGAAGATATATAAGAAAACAAACATTATCAAATTCTGAAAGATATATAACTCCTGAATTAAAAGAAATGGAAGATAAGATTTTAGGAGCGGAAGAAAAATTAATTAATCTTGAATATGAAGTGTTTGTAAGTATAAGAAATTCTATAGAAAAAGAAATAGACAGAATGAAGTCTTCTGCAAATATAGTGGCTATTTTAGATTGTTTAAGTTCCTTAGCTACAGTGGCCTTAGAAAATAATTATTCAAAGCCCAAAATAGTAGAAGGGGATAGCATAATCATTAAAGATGGAAGACATCCAGTAGTAGAAAAAATGATTCCTACGGGTAGCTTTGTAGCCAATGATACAACTATGGATACTGAAGATAATCAAATGCTATTAATTACAGGGCCTAACATGGCAGGAAAGTCTACATATATGAGACAAGTAGCTTTAATTACTATAATGGCTCAAATAGGTAGTTTTGTTCCTGCAAGGGAAGCTTCCATATCCCTTTGTGATAAAATATTTACAAGAATAGGGGCCTCCGATGACCTATCTGCAGGTAAAAGTACCTTTATGGTAGAAATGTGGGAAGTTTCTAATATACTTAAAAATGCTACATCTAAAAGCTTAATTATTTTAGATGAAGTGGGTAGGGGAACTAGCACTTTTGATGGATTAAGTATAGCTTGGGCTGTTATCGAGTATATTTGTAATAATAAAAAATTAAGATCAAAAACTCTTTTTGCTACCCATTATCATGAATTAATTCAATTAGAAAATAAAATCAAGGGAGTAAAAAATTACTCTGTATCAGTAAAAGAAGTAGATAAAGATATTGTATTTTTAAGAAAGATTATAAAAGGCGGAGCAGATCAATCCTATGGTATAGAAGTTGCAAAACTTGCTGGACTTCCAGAGGATGTAATAATGAGAGCCAAAGGAATTCTTGAAAGTATAGAAAAAAATAAGGATAATAAAATAGAAATTAATGATATAAAAGAGAGTAAAAAAACTGTTAAAGAAGAAACTAAAAAAGAAATAGCAATGGATCAATTATTAGAACACAATGATTTTCAAATTAGCTTTACTCAAATTGAAAAAGAAAACTTAATTAAAGAAATTTCTTCAATTGATATATTAAATTTAAATCCTATGGAAGGATTTAATAAGCTATATGATTTAATTAATAAAGCTAAGTCTATTGAAAAAAAGTAG
- the miaB gene encoding tRNA (N6-isopentenyl adenosine(37)-C2)-methylthiotransferase MiaB has protein sequence MNKKGEFYIETWGCQMNEEDSEKLSGMLKNMGYENTEDRNKADIIIFNTCCVRENAELKVYGNLGILKGLKAKNPDLIIAVCGCMMQQEGMAEDIIKKYPFVDIIFGTHNSYKFPEYLNRTKQEGKSIIEVWDKEEEIVEGIPVDRKSSTKAFVTIMYGCNNFCTYCIVPYVRGRERSREVSDIVKEIKELVKSGYKEITLLGQNVNSYGKDLDPKVSFAELLRIVNDIEGIERVRFMTSHPKDLTEDVIYAIKECDKLCNHIHLPVQSGSSRILKKMNRSYSREDYLKLVNKIKEEIPNVAITTDIIVGFPGETEEDFNETLELVKEVEYDSAFTFLYSKRKGTPAYDMDEQVPEDVKHERFEKLVKIVNESCEKNNKKYQDKIVKVLVEGESKNDKNRLTGRTDTGKLVNFTGNKDNIGKIVDVKITKTLSFSLDGEEV, from the coding sequence ATGAATAAAAAAGGTGAATTTTATATAGAAACTTGGGGTTGTCAGATGAATGAAGAGGACTCCGAAAAACTATCTGGTATGTTAAAAAATATGGGATATGAAAATACAGAGGATAGAAATAAAGCGGATATTATAATATTTAATACTTGTTGTGTAAGAGAAAATGCAGAACTTAAAGTATACGGTAATTTAGGCATATTAAAAGGATTAAAAGCAAAAAATCCTGATCTTATAATTGCTGTTTGCGGTTGTATGATGCAGCAAGAGGGTATGGCTGAAGATATAATAAAAAAATATCCTTTTGTAGATATAATATTTGGAACCCACAACTCATATAAATTCCCAGAGTACTTAAATAGAACAAAACAAGAGGGAAAATCTATAATTGAAGTATGGGATAAAGAAGAAGAAATAGTAGAAGGAATTCCTGTAGATAGAAAGAGTTCTACTAAAGCCTTTGTAACTATAATGTATGGATGCAACAATTTTTGTACATATTGTATAGTTCCATATGTAAGGGGTAGAGAAAGAAGTAGAGAAGTTTCTGATATAGTAAAAGAAATAAAAGAGCTTGTAAAAAGTGGCTATAAGGAAATAACCTTATTAGGTCAAAATGTAAATTCCTATGGAAAAGATTTAGATCCTAAGGTAAGTTTTGCAGAACTTTTAAGGATTGTTAATGACATAGAAGGTATTGAACGAGTTAGATTTATGACTTCTCATCCAAAGGATTTAACAGAGGATGTAATTTATGCCATTAAAGAATGTGATAAATTATGCAATCATATACACCTACCAGTTCAATCTGGCTCTAGTAGGATTTTAAAGAAAATGAATAGATCCTACAGCAGAGAAGACTATTTAAAACTAGTTAATAAAATAAAAGAAGAAATACCTAACGTGGCAATTACAACAGATATTATTGTAGGATTTCCTGGTGAAACAGAAGAAGATTTTAATGAAACTTTAGAACTTGTAAAAGAAGTAGAATATGATTCCGCTTTTACATTCTTATATTCAAAAAGAAAAGGAACCCCTGCATACGATATGGATGAGCAAGTTCCTGAAGATGTAAAACATGAAAGATTTGAAAAACTGGTTAAAATAGTTAATGAAAGTTGTGAAAAGAATAATAAAAAATATCAAGATAAAATAGTTAAGGTGCTAGTAGAAGGCGAAAGTAAAAACGATAAAAATAGATTAACTGGTAGAACAGATACAGGAAAACTTGTAAACTTTACTGGAAACAAAGATAATATAGGTAAGATAGTTGATGTTAAAATAACTAAAACTCTATCATTTTCCCTTGATGGAGAAGAAGTATAA
- a CDS encoding methyl-accepting chemotaxis protein, with protein MTSEIVGISEQTNLLALNASIEAARAGEYGKGFAVVANEVKSLASESAKTADMISSSIEKLLKEAAKFEEIKKDSLQIEQFRKKISEEVLNSFSSIQQNLKEDMDKIGELLVQINDINSSKENIKTIIEDVNEISQQSASATEEITASIQNHTAIIDEMIQDISSLDNKIEELSNSVKKFKL; from the coding sequence ATGACTAGTGAAATAGTAGGAATATCTGAGCAAACTAATCTTTTAGCTTTAAATGCATCTATTGAGGCTGCTAGAGCTGGGGAATACGGAAAAGGATTTGCAGTAGTAGCTAATGAAGTTAAAAGTTTAGCCTCTGAATCCGCTAAAACCGCTGATATGATAAGTTCTAGTATTGAAAAGCTACTAAAAGAAGCTGCTAAATTTGAGGAGATAAAAAAAGATTCTTTACAAATAGAGCAATTCAGGAAAAAAATTAGCGAAGAAGTGTTAAATTCATTTTCATCAATTCAACAAAATCTAAAAGAGGATATGGATAAAATAGGAGAATTACTAGTTCAAATAAATGATATAAATTCAAGCAAGGAAAATATTAAAACTATTATAGAAGATGTAAATGAAATTTCTCAACAATCCGCTTCGGCCACAGAGGAAATAACTGCATCCATACAAAACCACACAGCTATTATAGATGAAATGATACAAGATATATCCTCTTTAGATAATAAAATAGAAGAATTAAGTAACTCCGTTAAAAAATTTAAGCTATAA
- a CDS encoding cache domain-containing protein, with protein sequence MKGLKAKMIYFVTFISMLCMIILLTISYKISYSSLHEEFKGKSVETTKKYSEEFDKWLGIESSNLIEIAKNINHFKIYDYNKLQQYLAFQLKDKESTSSDIYVLFPNNKMVSGAGWVPDKDLDFRERDWYKEAINKKQVFFSNPYFDPAFEKIVGTISYPIIDNNKVICVLAADITFDSITNEVKKAKVSEKSYGFLLDSENNIVVHFNKDYNPDGKTTKNLSEIANGNLKNLSDNIKSNNQGFEKNIDYLKPYIML encoded by the coding sequence ATGAAGGGGTTAAAAGCAAAAATGATTTACTTTGTAACTTTTATATCTATGTTATGTATGATAATACTGTTGACCATAAGTTACAAAATATCCTATTCTTCTCTGCATGAAGAGTTTAAAGGTAAAAGTGTAGAAACAACTAAAAAATATTCAGAAGAATTCGATAAATGGTTGGGAATTGAAAGTAGTAATCTTATAGAAATAGCTAAAAACATTAATCATTTTAAAATTTATGACTACAATAAACTACAACAGTACTTGGCATTTCAATTAAAAGATAAGGAAAGTACTTCTTCGGATATATATGTATTATTTCCTAACAATAAAATGGTATCAGGAGCTGGTTGGGTACCAGATAAAGATTTAGACTTTAGAGAAAGGGATTGGTACAAAGAAGCAATAAATAAAAAGCAAGTATTTTTTTCAAATCCATATTTTGATCCTGCCTTTGAAAAAATAGTAGGAACAATATCCTATCCAATTATAGATAATAATAAGGTTATATGTGTTCTAGCAGCAGATATAACTTTTGACTCCATTACAAATGAAGTTAAAAAAGCAAAAGTATCTGAAAAATCCTATGGATTTTTATTAGATAGTGAAAACAATATAGTAGTCCACTTCAATAAGGATTACAATCCTGATGGAAAAACTACTAAAAATCTATCTGAAATAGCTAATGGAAATTTAAAAAATTTAAGTGATAATATAAAATCTAATAATCAAGGTTTTGAAAAAAATATAGACTATTTGAAACCATATATAATGTTATAG